Proteins encoded by one window of Nocardia goodfellowii:
- a CDS encoding SHOCT domain-containing protein gives MPPQLSPKLKEKTADAWNTALSGHLHPGEVVWAFAKTNNLRPLIDGIAVTNARIIGFLSSDVAGKGPKVAVDADEISGFEVVKKFASKVFVVTSRTRGEISLGTVPDAEVDFIKYFVHQLASAGYPQQIRAAAFTAQAERAQQEQARQEGRREVRRIGRPLSDKEWEILHSHAAATELPWFVINPGGGTGFLAAFEDRLIIAKVSGMASLMAGSFGGGRVTTFSYTDITSIEYNSGMVNGVLEVLTPSYQGTANHDFWRSSHKDRNKASDDPWTLSNCLPLSRPDHKLALPLLVELQRKVAEAKRPNVGVQSPQEQSQPPSSGLTDELKGLSELHSQGILDAAEFAAAKHATIAKYSG, from the coding sequence ATGCCGCCTCAGCTGTCGCCGAAGCTCAAAGAGAAGACCGCCGACGCCTGGAACACGGCGCTCAGTGGGCATCTCCATCCCGGCGAGGTCGTGTGGGCCTTCGCGAAGACGAATAACCTGAGGCCCCTGATCGACGGTATCGCCGTCACCAATGCTCGCATCATCGGATTTCTGAGCAGCGACGTAGCCGGCAAGGGGCCCAAGGTGGCCGTTGACGCTGACGAAATCAGCGGTTTCGAGGTTGTAAAGAAGTTCGCGAGCAAGGTCTTCGTCGTGACCTCACGCACGCGAGGCGAGATCTCGCTCGGGACCGTGCCCGATGCCGAAGTCGACTTCATCAAGTATTTCGTCCATCAGCTGGCTTCCGCTGGTTACCCACAGCAGATCAGAGCGGCCGCCTTCACTGCGCAGGCCGAACGAGCCCAACAGGAGCAGGCACGGCAGGAAGGTCGCCGCGAAGTGCGGAGGATCGGCCGCCCACTCAGCGACAAGGAGTGGGAGATACTCCACTCCCACGCAGCGGCGACCGAGCTACCGTGGTTCGTGATCAACCCCGGGGGCGGAACAGGTTTCCTCGCCGCGTTCGAAGATCGCCTCATAATCGCGAAGGTCAGCGGTATGGCCAGCCTCATGGCGGGTTCGTTCGGCGGCGGTCGCGTAACGACCTTTTCCTACACCGATATCACCAGCATCGAGTACAACAGCGGGATGGTGAACGGTGTCCTTGAAGTCCTCACTCCGAGCTACCAGGGGACCGCGAACCATGACTTCTGGCGATCGTCACACAAGGATCGCAACAAAGCATCCGACGATCCATGGACGCTCTCGAACTGTCTCCCCCTCAGTCGGCCCGACCACAAGCTGGCCCTACCGCTGTTGGTTGAGCTGCAACGCAAGGTCGCCGAAGCGAAACGGCCTAATGTCGGTGTGCAATCACCGCAGGAGCAGTCACAGCCTCCATCGAGCGGGTTGACCGACGAACTCAAAGGCCTGTCGGAGCTGCACAGCCAGGGAATTCTCGACGCAGCCGAGTTTGCTGCTGCGAAACACGCAACCATCGCCAAGTACTCGGGATGA
- a CDS encoding NACHT domain-containing protein: protein MTTIAFSDEAGGRDRTEALLWSAPTGPLPRPPIDTRAQVLPIRELEWADAERLFLRLLHTVRPVQFAKLFGVPGQAQAGIDAYARLPLDLEHGESGGRDYVTLQSRRIEKLTAAKITKAVDDLLEGEWADRTAAFYFATSFDLQDTKLDDAIRKQTERLAKIEITFVPWGVQEVSTLLKYQPRIVDDFFGRTWVERFCGSDAAEALANNLSNQDARDLRAGLGHLYRAVFSAQGGVHLSEEPEPGGEFVILDVDPNRQRADVVDAEQSESPVENQHPAESSGDGHTFIASRLGARRQSFRSARRLMKRRNQTVPATVGAVAADEWLANGKYQLLIGRPGAGKSSLLRFVASDLLSSQPQSIALQRKHGTDLPIWLPFGFLCRHLEASTENSLVSAAEAWLKSQSATHLWPLVQHALRDDRLLLLVDGVDEWSDVGAAERALGIIEAFLGRTSASAILSTRPYAVDRLNWRRPWFQAEITPLTDRQRWTIVAGILQPVAQSEASPAGPLMWTVGVEPFLDQLDAIPELAELSRSPLFLTLLAATWQGESLPRQRFKIYARLVELLIEKHPQMRQRASQASGAVLPATEVTALFGAVAYRLRVKDPSGTVTKPEMRTLIVESMTDDTVLGYQHAEARRIADAVLAMAEDEFGLLVSHGAGAVGFLHRVVLDHLAGQYLATLAAEVQVEVMQRFVHDPAWRDVLLALLTAQVSSHAAEPLLTAALDTGSQRWADLDGYELLAEGLAAGVKLTPKSQSGYINQLVDRVETHPSLRHRANLITALAGTLASHTAQTHLLPIMKRWLTAPRPDPSPTMWLLRDLAIADEVAAEYLLRGVRHPEDNVKVNAALAIAGRFGGQQQLLERLMAFTETGPSSATQAAAILALGWGWDDAPETLRLIDWARIQPSMSLRLVGLHLLQRGSPHGDAALFRPEERKWLLSLLRQEGQFSAPWPGKDLVNLAATGDSQAADFAYETLTTNGESGGDRNLAWHLACNAFSDNLRFKDWVAAELADPEERGLILYDIGMIPKVWSHDPEFARVLRSYVEGNVQDTSPHGVAGLATTLQPADAQTVLLQGLDSWRPYAAARALVEQHTNDERVQTVLADRLRGDLAQAAPMAYVAVDVLGPTEGFAVLVSLLRQLNTHGPSENRVVVADAIADAWKRFENTVQEPEAEADAMREVLASYDPAELAALCTDVSPDFLMWHVPAVIAAWPGQPSVQEFAEKLIHDPGPIIAGVPDTIPAAILSAYCARTDEAALRILDKTLDLLKHLEPELREVLAFELARSPLLAPDLIDVMAEWKSDPDTEVRRNAFIGLIQAIIRDQQARNDLGGTDTRSAEMKWLREEIKRDLCAYGPELDERRRLAWIGMLALGDLTLIDGIVETRGNSGAPGVELTVLFSDVDQILIDLVADNWEQLCDHFGDDIFARLTRNSDGRRTASKLRHHVMSSLATVASRYSAIAEMLRHEADSDAALREDRNFLLWAKEENRGDDGVLRALVPKLGHLVHFQHNQVLESVLDRESWNVPDAVFKAILAKDALDTQLGHTYPSAELSVYTQLFPTDSVATAALRDLEIWFDTDPATRGCRRWNDMLDIAFGAAEPQDLPAIATRVHNRIRMGMPDWYLPMFTRPLMRRLRVDADAVDAFHTALQDPMGIRETSPIMAAPFDPIAHAHLELQPLQRTYLFAVVLRQAGALPRLGAASAIQVLESASLDLVVHNPFTHQEGPLCLAVLDLAAH, encoded by the coding sequence ATGACGACGATCGCGTTCTCGGACGAAGCAGGTGGCCGAGACCGTACGGAAGCGCTCCTGTGGTCTGCCCCTACAGGGCCGCTGCCGAGGCCACCGATCGACACCAGGGCTCAAGTGCTGCCTATCCGTGAACTGGAATGGGCAGACGCCGAGCGCCTGTTTCTGAGGCTGCTGCACACCGTCCGACCTGTCCAGTTCGCCAAACTCTTCGGTGTACCAGGCCAAGCCCAAGCTGGAATCGACGCCTATGCTCGGCTCCCTCTAGACCTGGAGCACGGCGAGTCCGGCGGTAGGGACTACGTAACCCTGCAGTCTCGGCGGATCGAAAAGCTGACCGCAGCTAAGATCACAAAGGCTGTCGACGACCTGCTGGAGGGTGAATGGGCGGACAGGACGGCAGCGTTCTACTTTGCTACCTCGTTCGACCTGCAGGACACCAAGCTGGACGACGCGATCCGCAAGCAAACCGAACGTCTCGCCAAAATTGAGATCACCTTTGTTCCGTGGGGTGTGCAGGAGGTCTCTACCCTGCTGAAGTACCAGCCACGAATCGTCGATGACTTCTTTGGCCGCACCTGGGTCGAACGATTCTGTGGCTCGGACGCAGCCGAAGCCCTCGCGAATAACCTGTCGAACCAGGACGCCAGAGACCTCCGTGCAGGGCTTGGCCATCTCTACCGCGCAGTCTTCTCTGCACAGGGCGGAGTCCACCTGAGCGAAGAACCAGAACCCGGTGGCGAGTTCGTCATTTTGGACGTCGACCCCAACCGCCAACGGGCCGATGTCGTCGACGCCGAACAGTCTGAGTCGCCCGTCGAAAACCAGCACCCGGCGGAAAGCTCAGGCGATGGACACACTTTCATCGCCTCGCGACTGGGTGCCCGCCGACAGTCCTTCAGATCCGCACGCCGCCTAATGAAGCGCAGAAACCAAACCGTTCCAGCGACGGTTGGCGCCGTTGCGGCTGACGAATGGCTGGCCAACGGGAAATATCAACTACTGATCGGCCGTCCAGGAGCTGGGAAGTCCAGCCTTCTGCGGTTCGTCGCATCGGACCTGCTGTCGTCCCAACCGCAGTCCATCGCCCTGCAAAGGAAACATGGGACTGACCTTCCGATCTGGCTGCCATTTGGGTTTCTATGCCGCCACCTTGAAGCCTCTACCGAAAACTCGCTCGTCTCGGCCGCGGAGGCATGGCTGAAATCGCAGAGCGCCACCCACCTTTGGCCGCTGGTCCAGCACGCTTTACGGGACGACCGCTTGCTTCTGCTGGTGGACGGCGTCGATGAATGGAGCGACGTCGGCGCAGCCGAACGCGCCCTCGGGATCATTGAAGCGTTTCTAGGTCGCACCAGCGCGTCGGCGATTCTCTCCACACGCCCTTATGCGGTTGACCGGCTCAACTGGAGGCGTCCTTGGTTCCAGGCTGAGATCACGCCACTGACCGATCGGCAGCGCTGGACGATCGTGGCCGGGATCCTTCAGCCTGTCGCGCAGTCGGAAGCCTCTCCGGCCGGACCATTGATGTGGACGGTCGGCGTCGAACCATTCCTCGACCAACTGGATGCCATCCCGGAACTGGCCGAGCTTTCCAGGTCGCCGCTTTTCCTGACCCTGCTGGCCGCGACGTGGCAGGGCGAATCCCTACCCCGTCAACGGTTCAAGATCTACGCTCGCCTAGTCGAGTTGCTCATCGAGAAGCATCCTCAGATGCGGCAGCGTGCCTCGCAAGCCAGCGGGGCTGTGCTGCCTGCCACCGAGGTGACCGCGTTGTTCGGCGCAGTGGCCTACCGTCTTCGTGTCAAGGATCCGTCCGGCACTGTCACCAAGCCCGAGATGCGCACGCTCATCGTGGAGTCGATGACCGACGACACCGTCCTGGGCTATCAGCATGCCGAGGCCCGCCGGATTGCCGACGCTGTGCTCGCCATGGCGGAAGACGAGTTCGGGTTGCTCGTATCGCATGGCGCAGGTGCCGTCGGCTTCCTTCACCGAGTGGTGCTCGACCACCTGGCTGGCCAGTATCTCGCCACGCTCGCTGCCGAAGTGCAGGTCGAGGTAATGCAGAGGTTCGTGCACGATCCAGCCTGGCGAGATGTGCTCCTCGCGCTGCTGACTGCGCAGGTCAGCTCTCACGCCGCCGAGCCACTGCTTACCGCAGCCCTTGATACGGGCAGCCAACGATGGGCGGACCTTGACGGATACGAACTGCTCGCCGAGGGCCTCGCCGCCGGTGTCAAGCTCACTCCGAAATCCCAGTCTGGATATATCAACCAGCTCGTCGACCGGGTGGAGACCCATCCGTCGCTACGTCATCGAGCGAACCTCATCACAGCGCTTGCCGGCACGCTCGCGAGCCACACTGCGCAAACCCATCTGCTGCCGATCATGAAGCGCTGGCTGACCGCGCCCCGCCCGGACCCCTCACCGACTATGTGGCTCCTGCGTGATCTCGCCATCGCCGACGAGGTCGCTGCCGAGTACCTGCTCCGGGGTGTTCGGCATCCAGAAGACAACGTGAAGGTCAATGCAGCGCTGGCCATCGCCGGTCGATTCGGTGGCCAGCAGCAACTGCTGGAGCGGCTGATGGCGTTCACAGAGACCGGACCATCCTCAGCGACCCAGGCAGCTGCCATCCTCGCTCTCGGCTGGGGTTGGGATGACGCACCCGAGACCCTGAGGTTGATCGACTGGGCACGTATTCAGCCGTCCATGTCACTTCGGCTGGTTGGTTTGCACCTGCTGCAACGCGGCAGCCCGCATGGTGATGCCGCGCTGTTTCGGCCAGAGGAACGCAAATGGCTGCTGTCATTGCTTCGTCAAGAGGGCCAATTCTCCGCACCGTGGCCTGGCAAGGACCTCGTCAACCTGGCCGCCACCGGGGACTCGCAAGCGGCAGACTTCGCGTATGAGACTTTGACGACCAACGGCGAAAGTGGCGGCGACCGCAATCTGGCATGGCACTTGGCTTGCAACGCCTTCAGCGACAATCTCCGCTTCAAGGACTGGGTGGCCGCCGAGCTCGCAGATCCGGAGGAACGCGGCCTGATCTTGTACGACATTGGCATGATCCCGAAGGTATGGAGCCACGATCCGGAATTCGCGCGAGTTCTCCGCTCCTACGTGGAGGGCAACGTGCAAGATACTTCGCCACACGGCGTCGCTGGTCTCGCCACAACATTGCAACCCGCCGACGCGCAAACGGTGCTGTTGCAAGGCTTGGACAGCTGGAGGCCATACGCCGCGGCACGTGCGCTGGTCGAGCAGCACACCAACGACGAGCGCGTCCAGACTGTTCTCGCCGACCGGCTCCGTGGCGACCTTGCTCAGGCCGCACCTATGGCCTACGTAGCCGTCGACGTGCTCGGTCCAACGGAAGGCTTCGCCGTCCTGGTATCCCTGCTGCGCCAGCTCAACACACATGGTCCGAGCGAGAATCGCGTCGTCGTTGCCGACGCCATCGCCGATGCCTGGAAGCGGTTCGAGAATACCGTCCAGGAGCCGGAGGCTGAAGCTGACGCCATGCGAGAGGTGCTTGCAAGCTACGACCCGGCCGAACTGGCAGCGCTGTGCACGGACGTTAGCCCAGACTTCTTGATGTGGCACGTCCCTGCGGTCATCGCCGCTTGGCCCGGGCAGCCATCTGTCCAGGAGTTCGCCGAAAAACTTATCCACGACCCTGGGCCCATCATTGCGGGGGTTCCGGATACCATTCCGGCCGCAATTCTCAGCGCGTACTGCGCCAGGACCGACGAAGCCGCCCTCCGGATCCTTGACAAAACCCTCGACCTGCTTAAGCACCTCGAGCCAGAGCTGCGCGAAGTCCTGGCGTTCGAACTCGCACGCAGCCCGCTCCTTGCGCCGGACCTCATCGACGTCATGGCGGAATGGAAGAGCGATCCGGACACCGAGGTACGCCGGAACGCCTTCATCGGGCTCATTCAAGCAATCATCCGCGACCAGCAGGCCCGCAACGACCTAGGGGGCACCGACACACGCTCGGCAGAGATGAAATGGCTGCGTGAGGAGATCAAACGGGATCTGTGTGCCTACGGCCCTGAACTCGACGAGCGCCGACGACTAGCGTGGATCGGCATGCTCGCGCTCGGCGACCTCACATTGATTGACGGCATCGTGGAAACGCGGGGCAACTCCGGCGCGCCCGGCGTCGAACTGACTGTCCTCTTTAGTGACGTAGATCAGATCCTCATAGACCTCGTCGCCGACAACTGGGAACAGTTGTGTGATCACTTCGGCGACGATATCTTCGCGCGGCTGACTCGAAATTCCGACGGGCGTCGAACGGCCAGCAAGCTCCGGCACCACGTCATGTCTTCGCTCGCGACAGTCGCTTCCCGGTACTCTGCCATCGCCGAGATGCTCCGTCACGAGGCCGACAGCGATGCAGCGCTTCGCGAAGATCGGAACTTTCTCTTGTGGGCCAAAGAGGAGAATAGGGGTGACGACGGCGTCCTTCGTGCACTCGTGCCAAAACTCGGCCACCTAGTGCACTTCCAGCACAATCAGGTCCTTGAGTCGGTGCTGGACCGAGAAAGCTGGAATGTGCCCGACGCGGTGTTCAAGGCCATACTCGCCAAGGATGCCCTTGACACCCAGCTTGGTCACACCTACCCGAGCGCAGAGCTATCTGTCTACACCCAGCTGTTTCCGACGGACAGCGTGGCTACAGCCGCATTGCGAGACCTCGAAATATGGTTCGACACTGATCCCGCAACTCGTGGGTGCCGTCGCTGGAACGATATGCTGGACATCGCCTTCGGTGCAGCCGAGCCGCAGGATCTGCCGGCTATAGCGACCCGCGTTCACAACCGGATTAGAATGGGCATGCCGGACTGGTACCTGCCCATGTTCACAAGGCCGCTGATGCGACGACTGCGGGTAGACGCAGATGCCGTCGATGCGTTCCATACCGCCCTTCAAGATCCAATGGGGATTCGTGAGACCAGCCCCATAATGGCGGCCCCCTTTGATCCGATTGCCCACGCACACTTGGAACTGCAACCGCTGCAACGTACATACCTGTTCGCCGTGGTATTACGCCAAGCGGGTGCCCTGCCGCGGCTGGGCGCGGCATCGGCCATCCAGGTGCTGGAGTCCGCGTCGCTGGACCTCGTCGTGCACAACCCCTTCACCCACCAAGAGGGCCCACTCTGTCTCGCTGTACTCGATCTCGCCGCGCACTGA